The following coding sequences lie in one Rutidosis leptorrhynchoides isolate AG116_Rl617_1_P2 chromosome 4, CSIRO_AGI_Rlap_v1, whole genome shotgun sequence genomic window:
- the LOC139842527 gene encoding homeobox-leucine zipper protein HDG11, translated as MDYGGGSGGGSGGDSSDKKKRYHRHTSLQIQILESTFKECPHPDEKTRMQLSRELGLSPRQIKFWFQNRRTQMKAQHERADNCALRAENDKIRCENIVIREALKNLVCPTCGGPPVGEECYFDEQKLRFENTQLKEELDRVSSIAAKYIGRPMLQLPPVQPIHMSSLDLSMASYGGGGSGTSNNQRMMMMMNSSGPSLDLDLLTGSAIGASSSTINPDPPFQNPVHHSDIDKSLMAEIATNAMDEFIRLVQTNEPLWIKGRKEGMEILNLDNYSRVFPRPNDTLKNANVRIEASRASGVVMVNSLQLVDMFVDSIRFIELFPSIVSRSRTIEVISSGLLGSQSGTLQLMYEELQVLSSLVPTRQMYVLRFVQQIEQGSWAVVNVSYDLPQYDLYAQSRYKARRLPSGCLIQDMPNGCSKVTWVEHMEVEEMGPIDRLYRDFIHSGFAFGAKRWIASLQRACERSALMMSTSSSHDLGGVVPSAEGKRSMMKLAQRMVINFCSSINPSNGHQWTSLAGMNEFEVRATLHKSTDPAQPNGMVLSASTTIWLPTPPPNVFDFFRDGRTRPQWDVLSNQNPVQEVAHISNGAHPGNCISVLRAYTPSQDMLILQESCTDASGSLVVYCPVDLPAINIAMNGEDPSYIPILPSGFIITTDGHHEITSQLTNPNPNPNDASTSNNNNNDDQGPTGSLVTIVFQIQVSSLPSAKMSPESLATVNNLITNTVHQIKASFNGCSTTAATTTTT; from the exons ATGGATTACGGCGGTGGCTCTGGTGGTGGCTCCGGTGGTGATTCTTCTGATAAAAAGAAACGTTACCACCGTCACACTTCTCTCCAGATTCAGATTCTTGAATC TACTTTTAAAGAATGTCCACATCCAGATGAGAAAACAAGAATGCAATTAAGTAGAGAGTTGGGTTTATCTCCAAGACAGATTAAGTTCTGGTTTCAAAATCGAAGAACCCAAATGAAG GCACAACACGAACGCGCGGACAATTGCGCGTTGAGAGCAGAAAACGATAAGATACGGTGCGAAAACATTGTTATACGAGAGGCGTTGAAGAATTTGGTGTGTCCAACATGTGGCGGTCCTCCAGTCGGAGAAGAATGTTACTTTGATGAGCAAAAACTTCGATTCGAAAACACCCAGTTGAAGGAAGAG ttggATAGAGTATCAAGTATTGCAGCCAAGTACATAGGTAGACCAATGTTACAGCTTCCACCAGTACAGCCAATTCACATGTCATCACTTGATCTATCAATGGCTAgttatggtggtggtggtagtggtacaTCGAACAAccaacgaatgatgatgatgatgaactctaGTGGTCCTTCTTTGGATCTTGATCTATTAACTGGTTCAGCCATTGGTGCATCATCTAGCACAATCAATCCTGACCCTCCGTTTCAAAACCCCGTGCATCATTCTGATATCGACAAGTCATTAATGGCGGAAATCGCTACTAATGCCATGGATGAGTTCATTAGGCTTGTGCAAACAAACGAGCCGTTGTGGATTAAAGGTCGTAAAGAAGGGATGGAAATACTTAATCTTGATAACTACAGTCGTGTCTTTCCTCGGCCTAATGATACTTTGAAGAACGCGAATGTTAGAATCGAAGCGTCGAGGGCTTCTGGTGTTGTTATGGTGAATAGTTTGCAGTTGGTTGATATGTTTGTAGACTCG ATCAGATTTATCGAACTGTTTCCATCAATCGTGTCACGATCAAGAACGATAGAAGTGATCTCATCTGGATTGTTAGGTTCACAAAGTGGCACTTTGCAGCTG ATGTATGAAGAATTACAAGTATTATCGTCGTTAGTTCCAACTAGACAGATGTACGTGCTTAGATTCGTTCAGCAAATTGAGCAAGGCTCGTGGGCCGTTGTGAATGTATCGTATGATCTTCCTCAGTATGATCTATACGCTCAGTCACGATATAAAGCACGACGTCTACCTTCTGGATGTTTGATTCAGGATATGCCTAATGGCTGCTCAAAG GTAACATGGGTCGAGCATATGGAGGTAGAAGAAATGGGCCCGATTGATAGGCTTTATAGAGATTTTATCCATAGTGGTTTCGCATTTGGGGCCAAACGATGGATCGCTTCTCTTCAAAGGGCTTGCGAAAGAAGTGCTTTAATGATGTCCACTTCTTCATCTCATGATCTAGGAGGAG TAGTTCCTTCTGCTGAAGGCAAGAGGAGCATGATGAAGTTAGCACAAAGAATGGTGATTAACTTCTGTTCGAGCATAAATCCGAGTAATGGTCATCAATGGACATCTCTTGCTGGTATGAATGAGTTTGAGGTTCGAGCCACATTACACAAGAGCACTGACCCAGCCCAACCCAATGGCATGGTTCTTAGTGCATCCACCACTATTTGGCTTCCGACTCCTCCACCAAATGTCTTCGATTTCTTCAGGGATGGAAGAACTAGACCTCAG TGGGACGTTTTATCAAACCAAAATCCAGTACAGGAAGTTGCACATATCTCAAATGGTGCTCATCCAGGAAACTGTATATCCGTCCTTCGG gCATACACTCCGAGCCAGGACATGTTAATACTACAAGAGAGTTGTACAGACGCATCAGGTTCACTAGTCGTATACTGTCCAGTCGACTTGCCAGCCATAAACATAGCAATGAACGGTGAAGATCCGTCCTACATTCCGATACTTCCATCTGGTTTCATCATCACAACCGACGGCCACCATGAGATCACATCACAATTAACCAatcctaatcctaatcctaatGATGCTTCGActagtaacaacaacaacaatgacgATCAAGGTCCCACAGGGTCACTCGTTACAATCGTGTTTCAGATACAAGTTAGCAGTTTACCATCAGCTAAAATGAGCCCAGAGTCATTAGCAACAGTGAATAACTTAATCACAAACACAGTGCATCAAATTAAAGCTTCATTCAATGGATGTTCTACTACTGCTGCTACTACTACTACCACTTAA